DNA from Lacibacter sp. H375:
CACTTCTACCGAAAGTGCAACACTTGACGTGAAGACTGCTACAACTGCAACTAACCTAACCGATGCGAATCGTTGTGTAGGTAGTACAATAGCAGTAACCTTTACAACAACAGCGAGCGGAACCGGACCATTCACCTATGTATGGAAGAAGAATGGAGTGGTGATAGTAGGAGCAACAACAAACAGTTATACAGTTAACGGACCGATCACCATGGATCATTCCGGAACCTATAGCGTGGAGGTAACAGGAGCATGTAATACGACAATTAAGAGTGCTGTATTAACTGTAAATCCATTGCCAATCATCAGTTGTTCAGCAACTCCATCACAGATCGATATCATGTCCGCTGCACACAATTCGCAATTGAATGTGGATCTTAGTGCAAATGCAGATAGTGATCCTACGCATTACAGCTATTCCTGGACAGAAGATGGAGCAGGTTCATTCAACTTCAATAACGTGAAGAATCCTGTTTACACAGCCGGTATATTAGATGCAGCTCAAACAGTTTCATTTACTGTTACGGTTACAAATCTTTTGACAGGATGTGTATCAACTTCTAATTGTTCACTTACAGTGAACACAATTGGTAGTTGTCCGGAAGTTCCAACAGCGGAAATATGTAATGGATCAACCAACGAGTACACAGCAAGCAGAGCACCATCGGTTAATGAAACATGGAAGTGGTCTGTTAACAATGGTGCAACCATTGATGGTGCTGATAATGCTCAAACTGTTAAGGTAAAAGCAGGTGGTCAGAACTTCACATTGACACTTACTATTTCGTATGCAAATACAGATATCAGTCCAAGTGTTTGTACATATGAAGTTACAGTTGTACCATGTGGTGGTTATTGCACATACACTCAAGGTAAGTATGGTAATAAGAGCCCGGCTTGTGATGGTGATGGAATTGGTGATGGCGTAGCTATTAAATATCCAACAGTTGTTGATATGATTAAGGCCATGCTTGGTGTAGGTGGTATTGGAAATCCGTTGGTAATTGGAAGTAACGGTAAGTTTATTACCATACCTGCAACAGCATCTGCTGCTGTATTATTGAATGCTTCAATGCCAGGTGGAAGTAACCCAAGAGAATTGTTTGGTAGCTGTACAGTTGACAACGTACCAAGTTTGCCACTATGTTGGACTCCTGGTACAAATACATCAACTACCTACATTACAAAACAAGGAAAGATCAACAATGTGCTCTTATCACAAACGATCACTCTTGGATTGAATTTGAGAGTAAGTGGTGGTTTAGGTGACTTTGCAATTGAAGCTGGCACATTTGCAACAGCAAAAGCCGATGGTGGTTGTGGATCAACCATACCAAAAGAACGCAGCTGTTACCTGAATGAACTTGGCCAATTGGTAGTTGTGAACGAATACGTCTACAAAACAATACCACAAAGTATCATTGATGCGCTTAATGCAGGCGGATATGATCTTACAGTGGGTGGATTGTACGCATTGGCAAATGATGCTTTAGGTAATACTGATCTTGAAACAGGTAAGGAGCGAGGTGCAAGCCTTGGTGCTATAACAGATGCAGTAGCTAGTATCAATGAAGGATTCGATGAATGCAGAATCTTCATCGGTTGGAATGTTGGCCCATGTGAAGTTCCATCAAGAAGAATCAATATTAATTCTTCAGGTGTAATTAACAGCGCCGATGTAACAGCTCTATCAGTTGAAAGCCTTCGTGTATCAGCATATCCTAATCCTTTTGCTGAAAAAGTAAGTTTTGCGATAGTATCACCTGTATCAGGAAAAGCTTCGCTTGAGATTTACAACATGTTTGGTCAAAAACTCCAAACTGTTTACGAAGGTTACTTAACTGCAGGCAGAACTC
Protein-coding regions in this window:
- a CDS encoding T9SS type A sorting domain-containing protein, with the protein product TSTESATLDVKTATTATNLTDANRCVGSTIAVTFTTTASGTGPFTYVWKKNGVVIVGATTNSYTVNGPITMDHSGTYSVEVTGACNTTIKSAVLTVNPLPIISCSATPSQIDIMSAAHNSQLNVDLSANADSDPTHYSYSWTEDGAGSFNFNNVKNPVYTAGILDAAQTVSFTVTVTNLLTGCVSTSNCSLTVNTIGSCPEVPTAEICNGSTNEYTASRAPSVNETWKWSVNNGATIDGADNAQTVKVKAGGQNFTLTLTISYANTDISPSVCTYEVTVVPCGGYCTYTQGKYGNKSPACDGDGIGDGVAIKYPTVVDMIKAMLGVGGIGNPLVIGSNGKFITIPATASAAVLLNASMPGGSNPRELFGSCTVDNVPSLPLCWTPGTNTSTTYITKQGKINNVLLSQTITLGLNLRVSGGLGDFAIEAGTFATAKADGGCGSTIPKERSCYLNELGQLVVVNEYVYKTIPQSIIDALNAGGYDLTVGGLYALANDALGNTDLETGKERGASLGAITDAVASINEGFDECRIFIGWNVGPCEVPSRRININSSGVINSADVTALSVESLRVSAYPNPFAEKVSFAIVSPVSGKASLEIYNMFGQKLQTVYEGYLTAGRTQLVEFRPGSTIAAGTLVYKLNVAGKQVTGKLVNLKQ